The following DNA comes from Crateriforma spongiae.
TCGCGATCAACTGGACAATGGCCCCGGCAATGCGGCCCAAGTCAACAAACGCTGGGACTTTCTGGGCGAACTGCCTCGGCTGGTCGATGAGGGCGAATTCAAATTCGTGCACGGTTCGCCGCGCGACCCGACCAACGAATACGTGTTCCCCGAATACGTTTTCGACACTCGCAAGATGGAGATCCTGTTCGGACGCGTCGAACAGTATTGCTTCATGGGACACACGCATTTGCCGGGCGTGTTCACGACACAGTGCGAATTTATCGCTCCCGAAGATTGCGATCACCGTTACGCCCTTGGGCCGGCCAAAGTCTTGGTCAATGTGGGCAGCGTGGGCCAACCGCGGGATGACAACAACAAATCGTGTTACGTCGTCTTGGACAAAGACGCCAAGTCGATCGAGTTTCGTCGTGTCGAATACGACATCGATAAAACGGCGAATAAGATTTACAACACCCCGGA
Coding sequences within:
- a CDS encoding metallophosphoesterase family protein, which gives rise to MKRALISDIHGNLEGLQAVLADIETVGVDEIYCLGDIIGYGPNPCECLDLVMRHAKVTILGNHDQAALFDPDGFNPMALQAIYWTRDQLDNGPGNAAQVNKRWDFLGELPRLVDEGEFKFVHGSPRDPTNEYVFPEYVFDTRKMEILFGRVEQYCFMGHTHLPGVFTTQCEFIAPEDCDHRYALGPAKVLVNVGSVGQPRDDNNKSCYVVLDKDAKSIEFRRVEYDIDKTANKIYNTPDLSDALGDRLKHGR